From Pseudomonas poae, the proteins below share one genomic window:
- a CDS encoding penicillin-binding protein 2, whose amino-acid sequence MKLEGALYPWRFRLMLGLLALMVGAIAWRIIDLQVVDRDFLIGQGDARSLRHIPIPAHRGLITDRNGEPLAVSTPVTTLWANAKELQVAKDKWPELAAALGQDPKALAERLEAQANKEFIYLVRGLTPEQGQQVLDLKVPGVYGIEEFRRFYPAGETTAHMVGFTDIDDHGREGVELAYDEWLAGVPGKRQVIKDRRGRLIKDVQVTKNAKAGKPLALSIDLRLQYLANRELRNAIIENGAKAGSLVIMDVKTGEILAMVNQPTYNPNNRRNLQPAMMRNRAMIDVFEPGSTMKAISMSAALETGRWKPSDKVEVYPGTLQLGKYTIRDVSRTEGPVLDLTGILINSSNVGMSKVAFDIGGETIYHLAQKIGLGQPTGLDFPGERVGNLPNYRDWKKAETATLSYGYGLSVTAIQLAHAFSVLANNGRMVPLSLIHVDEAPKATQVIPENVAKTMQGMLQQVIEAPRGVFRAQVPAYHVAGKSGTARKTSVGTKGYAENSYRSLFAGFGPMSDPRYAIVVVIDEPSKAGYFGGLVSAPVFSKVMSGTLRLMNITPDNLPPTQQANAGPPAAAVKANGGRG is encoded by the coding sequence ATGAAACTCGAAGGCGCACTCTACCCATGGCGTTTCCGCCTGATGCTCGGCTTGCTGGCATTGATGGTGGGGGCGATCGCCTGGCGGATCATCGACCTGCAAGTGGTCGATCGTGACTTCCTGATCGGCCAGGGTGATGCCCGCAGCCTGCGTCATATCCCTATTCCTGCACACCGCGGCCTGATCACCGACCGTAACGGCGAGCCGCTGGCCGTGAGTACACCGGTGACCACCCTGTGGGCCAACGCCAAGGAATTGCAGGTCGCCAAGGACAAGTGGCCGGAGCTGGCCGCCGCCCTGGGCCAGGACCCGAAAGCCCTGGCTGAGCGCCTTGAAGCTCAGGCCAATAAAGAATTCATCTACCTGGTGCGCGGCCTGACCCCCGAGCAGGGCCAGCAGGTGCTCGACCTTAAAGTCCCCGGTGTCTACGGTATCGAGGAATTCCGCCGTTTCTACCCGGCGGGCGAAACGACCGCACATATGGTGGGCTTCACCGACATTGACGACCACGGCCGTGAAGGTGTGGAACTCGCCTACGATGAATGGCTCGCCGGGGTTCCCGGCAAACGACAAGTCATCAAGGATCGGCGCGGCAGACTGATCAAGGATGTCCAAGTCACCAAAAACGCCAAGGCCGGTAAGCCCTTGGCGTTGTCGATTGACCTGCGCCTGCAATACCTGGCCAACCGCGAGCTGCGTAACGCGATCATCGAGAACGGTGCCAAGGCCGGCAGCCTGGTGATCATGGACGTCAAGACCGGCGAGATCCTCGCCATGGTCAACCAGCCGACCTATAACCCGAACAACCGCCGCAACCTGCAGCCGGCGATGATGCGCAACCGCGCCATGATCGACGTGTTCGAGCCGGGTTCGACCATGAAAGCCATCTCCATGAGTGCTGCCCTGGAAACCGGGCGCTGGAAGCCGAGCGACAAGGTCGAGGTGTATCCGGGTACGTTGCAACTGGGCAAATACACCATTCGTGACGTGTCCCGCACCGAAGGTCCGGTGCTGGATTTGACAGGTATTCTGATCAACTCCAGTAACGTGGGCATGAGTAAGGTCGCCTTCGATATCGGCGGTGAAACCATCTACCACCTGGCGCAAAAGATCGGCCTGGGTCAACCCACCGGCCTGGATTTTCCGGGCGAGCGCGTAGGCAACCTGCCGAACTACCGCGACTGGAAAAAAGCCGAGACCGCCACGCTTTCCTATGGCTACGGCCTGTCGGTGACAGCGATCCAGCTTGCCCACGCTTTCTCTGTATTGGCCAATAATGGCCGGATGGTTCCGCTGAGCCTGATCCATGTCGACGAAGCGCCGAAAGCCACCCAGGTGATCCCGGAAAACGTCGCCAAGACCATGCAGGGCATGTTGCAACAAGTGATCGAAGCACCGCGGGGCGTGTTCCGCGCCCAGGTGCCGGCGTATCACGTGGCCGGCAAGTCCGGTACCGCACGTAAAACCTCGGTGGGCACCAAGGGTTATGCGGAAAATTCCTATCGCTCGCTGTTCGCCGGTTTCGGCCCGATGAGCGACCCGCGCTACGCAATCGTGGTGGTGATCGATGAGCCAAGCAAAGCCGGTTACTTCGGCGGCCTGGTATCGGCGCCGGTGTTCAGCAAAGTGATGTCCGGCACCCTGCGCCTGATGAACATCACGCCGGACAACCTGCCGCCGACTCAACAAGCGAACGCCGGACCACCGGCCGCTGCTGTAAAAGCCAATGGAGGGCGCGGCTGA
- the rsmH gene encoding 16S rRNA (cytosine(1402)-N(4))-methyltransferase RsmH, whose protein sequence is MDSGFNHITVLLDEAVEALAVRADGCYLDGTFGRGGHSRLILSQLGSDGKLLGFDKDPQAIATGQALAAEDGRFVVVQRSFAELGAEVAERGMAGKVAGVLLDLGVSSPQLDDPERGFSFMNDGPLDMRMDPTRGVSAAQFIATAPVEEIARVFKEYGEERFAGRMARAVVERREIQPFERTADLAEVLKVANPAWEKGKNPATRAFQGLRIHVNNELGDLEAGLEAALEALEVGGRLVVISFHSLEDRIVKLFMRRLVKGESDNLPRNLPVRFEAFVPKIKIHGKAQFASEAELKANPRSRSAVMRVAEKLR, encoded by the coding sequence ATTGATAGCGGCTTTAACCACATCACCGTACTGCTTGACGAAGCCGTTGAGGCTCTCGCCGTACGCGCGGATGGCTGCTATTTGGATGGCACGTTCGGCAGGGGCGGGCATAGCCGGTTGATACTCAGCCAGCTCGGGTCCGACGGTAAGCTCCTCGGGTTCGACAAAGACCCTCAAGCGATTGCCACCGGGCAAGCGCTAGCGGCCGAAGACGGCCGCTTTGTCGTTGTACAGCGCAGCTTTGCCGAGCTGGGTGCCGAAGTGGCCGAGCGCGGTATGGCGGGCAAGGTGGCCGGGGTTTTGCTTGACCTGGGCGTGTCTTCGCCGCAGCTCGACGACCCGGAGCGTGGCTTCAGCTTCATGAACGACGGCCCGCTCGACATGCGCATGGACCCGACCCGTGGCGTGAGCGCCGCGCAGTTCATCGCCACCGCGCCGGTGGAAGAAATCGCCCGCGTGTTCAAGGAATACGGTGAAGAACGCTTCGCCGGCCGCATGGCGCGTGCCGTGGTCGAGCGCCGTGAAATCCAGCCGTTCGAACGCACCGCCGACCTGGCCGAAGTGCTGAAAGTCGCCAACCCCGCGTGGGAAAAAGGCAAGAACCCGGCTACCCGTGCGTTCCAGGGCCTGCGCATTCACGTCAACAACGAATTGGGCGACCTGGAGGCTGGCCTGGAGGCCGCCCTCGAGGCGCTGGAAGTGGGGGGTCGCCTGGTGGTGATCAGCTTCCACTCGCTGGAAGACCGCATCGTCAAACTGTTCATGCGTCGTCTGGTCAAGGGCGAGTCCGACAACCTGCCGCGCAACCTGCCGGTACGTTTCGAAGCCTTTGTGCCGAAAATCAAAATCCATGGCAAAGCGCAGTTCGCTTCCGAAGCCGAACTCAAGGCCAACCCACGTTCGCGCAGCGCCGTCATGCGCGTCGCGGAGAAGTTGCGGTGA
- the ftsL gene encoding cell division protein FtsL, whose translation MSKLFAKPLPGGSFFMLLLFVGVLISAIAVSYSAHYNRQLLNTLYGELSVRDKAQAEWGRLILEQSTWTAHSRIEVLATEQLKMHIPGAAEVRMVAP comes from the coding sequence GTGAGCAAGCTTTTCGCCAAGCCCCTCCCGGGCGGCAGCTTCTTTATGCTGCTGCTGTTTGTGGGCGTGCTGATTTCCGCGATTGCGGTGTCCTACAGCGCCCACTACAACCGCCAACTACTCAATACCCTGTACGGGGAACTGAGCGTGCGCGACAAAGCGCAGGCGGAGTGGGGCCGGCTAATTCTGGAACAAAGCACCTGGACGGCCCATAGCCGTATCGAAGTGCTGGCCACCGAACAGCTGAAAATGCACATCCCGGGCGCGGCCGAAGTTCGCATGGTGGCGCCATGA
- a CDS encoding UDP-N-acetylmuramoyl-tripeptide--D-alanyl-D-alanine ligase: MLKAMTFSELAQALSARVLSSDCSFDGVSIDSRNIKPGQLFVALTGPRFDGHDYLNDVAAKGAVGALVQREVADSTLPQLLVADTRLALGQLGALNRAAFTQPVAAITGSSGKTTVKELLAGVLRTRGPVLATRGNLNNDFGAPLTLLELAPEHTAAVIELGASRIGEIAYTVALTKPHVAIINNAGTAHVGEFGGPEKIVEAKGEILEGLDASGTAVLNLDDKAFETWRVRAAGRKVLTFAVLNAAADFHASNISVDARGCPSFTLHTPQGSEHVQLNLLGNHNVANALAAAAAAYALGVSLFGIATGLGAVQPVKGRTVAQLATHGMRVIDDTYNANPSSINAAVDLLKTFAGRKVLVLGDIGELGDWAEQGHREVGAYAAGKVDALYAVGPNMAHAVAAFGPGARHFASQAELIQALGVAEHDKHTTILIKGSRSAVMENVVAALCGSSTEKH, encoded by the coding sequence ATGCTTAAGGCGATGACGTTCAGCGAACTGGCCCAGGCCCTGTCGGCCCGCGTGCTGTCGAGTGATTGCAGCTTCGACGGCGTCAGTATCGACAGTCGCAACATCAAGCCGGGGCAACTCTTTGTTGCGCTGACCGGTCCGCGTTTCGACGGCCACGACTACCTGAATGACGTCGCTGCCAAAGGCGCCGTGGGTGCCTTGGTGCAACGTGAAGTGGCAGACTCCACCTTGCCACAGTTGCTGGTAGCCGATACCCGCCTGGCGCTGGGCCAGCTGGGGGCGCTGAACCGCGCCGCCTTCACCCAGCCGGTGGCGGCCATCACCGGTTCCAGCGGCAAAACCACGGTCAAGGAGCTGCTCGCCGGGGTCCTGCGCACACGCGGGCCGGTACTCGCCACCCGTGGCAACCTGAACAATGATTTCGGCGCTCCGCTGACCCTGCTTGAACTGGCCCCGGAGCACACGGCGGCGGTGATTGAACTGGGGGCTTCGCGCATCGGCGAAATCGCCTACACCGTGGCGCTGACCAAGCCCCACGTTGCGATTATCAACAACGCCGGTACCGCCCATGTCGGTGAATTCGGCGGCCCGGAGAAAATCGTCGAAGCCAAGGGTGAAATCCTTGAGGGCCTCGATGCCTCGGGCACAGCTGTATTGAATCTGGACGACAAAGCCTTCGAGACCTGGCGTGTACGGGCTGCCGGTCGCAAGGTGCTGACGTTTGCCGTGTTGAACGCGGCGGCCGATTTCCACGCCTCCAACATTTCGGTCGATGCCCGTGGCTGCCCGTCCTTCACCTTGCATACGCCGCAAGGCAGTGAGCACGTGCAACTGAACCTGCTGGGCAACCACAACGTCGCCAATGCCTTGGCCGCCGCTGCTGCCGCATACGCCCTGGGCGTGTCGCTGTTCGGTATCGCCACCGGTTTGGGTGCGGTGCAGCCGGTCAAGGGCCGCACGGTCGCGCAACTGGCCACCCACGGCATGCGCGTGATTGATGACACTTACAACGCCAACCCGTCCTCGATTAACGCGGCGGTTGACCTGCTGAAAACTTTTGCCGGGCGCAAGGTGCTGGTGCTGGGTGATATCGGCGAATTGGGCGACTGGGCTGAGCAAGGCCACCGTGAGGTTGGCGCCTACGCCGCCGGCAAAGTCGACGCGCTCTACGCCGTCGGCCCGAACATGGCCCACGCGGTCGCTGCGTTCGGCCCCGGTGCACGGCATTTCGCCAGCCAGGCCGAGCTGATCCAGGCGCTGGGCGTGGCAGAACACGACAAACACACAACCATTTTGATCAAGGGATCGCGCAGCGCGGTGATGGAAAACGTCGTCGCGGCCTTGTGTGGCTCAAGTACGGAGAAACATTAA
- a CDS encoding UDP-N-acetylmuramoyl-L-alanyl-D-glutamate--2,6-diaminopimelate ligase → MSLSLNKIFAHAGRDLLIRELTLDSRNVRAGDLFLAVPGGKYDGRAHIADALQRGAAAVAYEVEGATVLPITDVPLIPVKGLAKQLSDIAGRFYGDPSRHLNLVGVTGTNGKTSVTQLVAQALDLLGQHCGIVGTLGTGFYGALQSGLHTTPNPIAVQATLADLKKAGAKAVAMEVSSHGLDQGRVTALAFDVAVMTNLSRDHLDYHGTMEAYAAAKAKLFAWNDLKCRVVNLDDAFGRQLAGEDSEARLISYSLQDSSAYLYCRDAQFNDEGVRATLVTPQGEHHLRSTLLGRFNLSNVLAAIGALLGLDYALDEILRVLPKLEGPAGRMQRLGGGTQPLVVVDYAHTPDALEKVLEALRPHAKGKLLCLFGCGGDRDRGKRPLMAEIVERLADGVLVTDDNPRSEDPSQIFDDIRAGFKDASKATFVAGRGAAIAQLIAGASADDVVVLAGKGHEDYQEIKGERHAFSDLVEADHALTAWEVAHA, encoded by the coding sequence ATGTCCCTTAGCCTGAACAAGATTTTTGCCCACGCCGGCCGCGATCTGCTGATTCGCGAGTTGACCCTGGACAGCCGTAATGTACGCGCCGGTGACCTGTTCCTGGCGGTACCGGGCGGCAAGTACGATGGCCGTGCGCACATCGCCGATGCCCTGCAACGCGGTGCGGCGGCCGTGGCCTATGAAGTGGAAGGCGCCACCGTGCTGCCGATCACCGATGTGCCATTGATTCCGGTCAAAGGCTTGGCCAAGCAACTGTCGGACATTGCCGGGCGCTTTTATGGCGACCCGAGCCGCCACCTCAACCTGGTAGGCGTGACCGGCACCAACGGCAAGACCAGCGTGACCCAGCTTGTCGCGCAAGCGCTTGACCTGTTGGGCCAGCACTGCGGCATCGTCGGCACCCTGGGTACCGGTTTTTATGGCGCGCTGCAAAGCGGCCTGCACACCACGCCGAACCCCATCGCCGTGCAAGCGACCCTGGCCGACCTGAAAAAGGCCGGTGCCAAGGCGGTTGCCATGGAAGTCTCGTCCCACGGCCTCGACCAGGGCCGCGTCACCGCCCTGGCCTTCGATGTGGCGGTGATGACCAACCTGTCCCGCGATCACCTCGATTACCACGGCACCATGGAGGCCTACGCTGCCGCCAAGGCCAAGCTGTTTGCCTGGAATGACTTGAAGTGCCGGGTGGTGAACCTGGACGATGCATTCGGCCGCCAACTGGCAGGCGAAGACAGCGAAGCGCGCCTGATCAGCTACAGCCTGCAAGATTCCAGCGCGTACCTGTACTGCCGCGATGCCCAATTCAATGACGAAGGCGTGCGCGCCACACTGGTCACGCCGCAGGGCGAACACCATTTGCGCAGCACCTTGCTCGGTCGCTTCAACCTGAGCAACGTGCTGGCCGCCATTGGCGCGCTGCTCGGCCTGGATTACGCCCTCGACGAAATCCTGCGTGTGCTGCCCAAATTGGAAGGCCCGGCCGGTCGCATGCAACGCCTGGGTGGCGGCACGCAGCCGCTGGTGGTGGTCGATTACGCCCACACCCCGGATGCCTTGGAAAAAGTCCTCGAAGCCCTGCGCCCTCACGCCAAGGGCAAGTTGCTGTGCCTGTTCGGCTGTGGCGGTGACCGCGATCGCGGCAAGCGCCCGCTGATGGCCGAGATTGTCGAGCGTCTGGCCGATGGCGTGCTCGTCACCGACGACAACCCACGCAGCGAAGACCCGAGTCAGATTTTCGACGATATCCGCGCAGGCTTTAAAGACGCGTCCAAGGCCACCTTCGTTGCCGGCCGCGGTGCCGCCATCGCGCAATTGATCGCCGGTGCGAGTGCGGACGACGTAGTGGTGCTGGCCGGTAAAGGTCACGAGGATTACCAGGAAATCAAAGGCGAACGCCATGCCTTCTCCGATCTGGTCGAGGCCGATCACGCCTTGACCGCCTGGGAGGTCGCTCATGCTTAA
- the mraY gene encoding phospho-N-acetylmuramoyl-pentapeptide-transferase: protein MLLLLAEYLQQFHKGFAVFQYLTLRGILGVLTALSLSLFLGPWMIRTLQNLQIGQSVRNDGPQSHLSKSGTPTMGGALILSSIGISTLLWADLHNRYVWTVLLVTLLFGAIGWVDDYRKVIEKNSKGLPSRWKYFWQSVFGLGAAIFLFMTAPSAVETTLIIPMLKDASIPLGIGFVVLTYFVIVGSSNAVNLTDGLDGLAIMPTVMVGGALGIFCYLSGNVKFAEYLLIPYVPGAGELIVFCGALIGAGLGFLWFNTYPAQVFMGDVGALALGAALGTIAVIVRQEIVLFIMGGVFVMETLSVVIQVASFKLTGRRVFRMAPIHHHFELKGWPEPRVIVRFWIITVILVLVGLATLKLR from the coding sequence ATGCTGCTGCTGCTGGCTGAGTATCTGCAACAGTTCCACAAAGGCTTCGCGGTCTTTCAGTACCTGACCCTGCGCGGGATTCTGGGTGTGCTGACCGCGCTGTCTCTGTCGCTGTTCCTGGGGCCGTGGATGATCCGCACCCTGCAGAACCTGCAAATTGGTCAATCGGTTCGTAATGACGGCCCGCAGTCGCACCTGTCCAAGTCCGGCACTCCGACCATGGGCGGCGCGCTGATCCTGTCGTCCATCGGCATCAGCACCTTGCTCTGGGCCGACCTGCATAACCGCTACGTCTGGACTGTGCTGCTGGTGACCCTGTTGTTTGGCGCCATCGGCTGGGTCGACGACTACCGCAAAGTGATCGAGAAGAACTCCAAGGGGCTGCCAAGCCGCTGGAAGTATTTCTGGCAGTCGGTGTTTGGTTTGGGCGCAGCGATTTTCCTGTTCATGACCGCGCCAAGTGCGGTGGAAACCACCTTGATCATCCCGATGCTCAAGGATGCGAGCATTCCGCTGGGCATCGGTTTTGTGGTGTTGACCTACTTCGTGATCGTCGGCTCCAGCAACGCGGTGAACCTCACCGACGGCCTCGACGGCCTGGCGATCATGCCGACGGTGATGGTGGGCGGCGCGCTCGGCATCTTCTGCTACCTGTCGGGTAACGTGAAATTCGCCGAATACCTGCTCATCCCTTATGTACCGGGCGCGGGTGAGCTGATTGTGTTCTGCGGCGCGTTGATCGGTGCCGGCCTGGGCTTCCTGTGGTTCAACACCTACCCGGCACAAGTCTTCATGGGCGACGTCGGCGCACTGGCGCTGGGCGCAGCCCTGGGCACCATCGCGGTGATCGTTCGTCAGGAAATCGTGTTGTTCATCATGGGCGGTGTGTTCGTGATGGAAACCCTGTCGGTGGTCATCCAGGTGGCTTCCTTCAAATTGACCGGGCGCCGCGTGTTTCGCATGGCGCCGATTCACCACCACTTTGAACTCAAGGGCTGGCCTGAGCCACGCGTGATCGTCCGTTTCTGGATCATCACCGTGATTCTGGTACTGGTCGGCCTTGCCACCCTGAAACTGAGGTAG